The following are encoded together in the Proteiniphilum saccharofermentans genome:
- a CDS encoding DUF6157 family protein: MKTHTTNYFNTLIEVAEDTKVNCGTIPPAKDKKTVAQMQYELLDGNPYNYSSDDVLFLVYAERNNIPQDEYPRAREQFFSKGQPCMRTSPLTKNYGFGIHSNGEGKIALYGMETKEYQQFSADTTVKKIKAMKRT; encoded by the coding sequence ATGAAGACTCATACGACAAATTATTTCAATACATTGATTGAAGTGGCGGAAGATACAAAAGTAAACTGTGGAACAATACCGCCTGCAAAAGATAAAAAGACCGTCGCACAAATGCAATACGAACTGCTGGATGGTAATCCATACAACTACAGTTCCGATGATGTACTGTTTCTGGTATATGCAGAAAGGAATAATATCCCCCAAGATGAATATCCCCGGGCAAGGGAACAGTTCTTCTCGAAAGGACAACCCTGCATGCGCACTTCACCGCTGACAAAGAATTACGGCTTTGGGATCCATAGTAACGGCGAAGGAAAGATCGCTCTCTACGGAATGGAAACCAAAGAGTATCAACAGTTTTCAGCCGATACTACTGTAAAGAAGATAAAAGCGATGAAACGAACATGA